The Prochlorococcus sp. MIT 1341 genomic interval GTTTCTTAAAAACGAAAGAATCCAGGTGGGTCAAAGAAGCTTTCCTCCCTTTTGGTATAGGGCCAAGAAAATGTCCTGGGGCTGCTTTTGCACAACAAGAAGCTGTATTAGTACTCGCCGAACTAGTTAGAAACTTTAAAGTTTCACCTGCCAAGGGACACATTCCAAATCTCACAGGCCGCCTAACTTTACGTTCATCTAATGGGATAAAACTATTACTTCAAAAAGTCTAACTAAACAATTAAAAGACGATACTAACCTTAGTCCCAAGTCTTAAATCATCAGATCTAATCATTTGTCCAATGTCTAGCATCCCCGCTGCATTACTAATATAAAAATCTACATATGTTGTATCTGGCCTAGCAAGCCATCGCAAAGCAAGTGTCATGTTAGTCGCTTCTCGGTGAGAACCAACCAAGTTAATTTCAGGAATCAACTGAAAACTATTACCTAGTTGCATGTTTGCACTAAGGCCTACACCCCAAGGGTCACTGACTCCACTGATTACAGCCTTGGGGTTTACATTCACTGCTAGCCAAGAATTTACCTCGTAAGTATTTATAGATTCTGCAAAAATATATCCTTGATAACTCTTTGCGTCATTATTACGCCCCAAACTTATACGTCCAGAGGTCCAAATTGGGGCCCCTCTCAAAGGACTTAATGCCACTGCCTTTCCACCAACTCGCCAATGCAAACCATCGTCAGTGGTGTAATTACGTTCCAAACTTGACGAAGGCTCTCCGCCAACACTATCAACCTGACTAAATAGACCAGCCTTGTATAGATCTAATTGAAAGATATTAGAAATCGAATAAGATAAAGATCCAAAAATATTTCCTCTGTTATCCAGGTTCCCCCATAATTGAGTAGTGCCATCGGGCGGAACTAGTGCAGTATTAACAGTCAAGCCTCCTGAAGCAAGTGAATGTTGACGTTTAGTCAGAGGCAACTGAGGAGTATCAGGTGCACCACTGTTATATACAAACTTAGCCGAATAACCTAACTGGTTGGAAGAAGGGAGAGCAAGTAAAGATGTTGCAGGTGTGGCCCCCCAGCCATTAGTTAAAGCGCCCTCAAGTGCAATCCGAGGGTTTAAATTCCAAGTTAATCCACCTGTGAAAATAGGAACTCTTTCAAAATTCAAGTTTTTATCAAAGCTATTATTACCTGGCCCTAGAGACAATAAGGTAGAAGTAAATAGCTCTATCTCTGGAATAGGCTTCCAAAACAAACCTCCTGAAACCCAATAATTATTTCCATAGAAATCACCAGCACCTCCCTGGCCTGAGCCCTGTTTCTCAGGGAGAAAACTTACGCCTGGAGAAAAAGTCAGTTGGGAAGTTGAGGAGGTATTCCAACTGATAGGCAAGGCTATAGAGCCAATGACATTTCTTGTAAAAACTCTTTGACCTGAATCATTAAAGATATTTGGAGAAGCATCATTATTACCCTTACATAAGGCTGAATCACATCCACCACTTCCAACATTCCAACCTTCGATTGATGCAGCTAATGCAAGATTCCAATATTTCCCAGGAGCGTCCTGATATAAGCCATAAGGATCGCTAGCCAACCTAAATTTAAACTCAGCACCAAAGCTCTCCCAAAAATTTCCTGGCTGAGAACTTAGTGATTCTATTTTCGCGAAAAGTGGGTCATCAGCTTGTGATGCAAATCCAGAGAGTTGAAGCCTATCAGTGATCCCAAAGTCAAACTGTATTGAATAATTCTGATTACCGGTTCCACCAGACTCACCAGGCATAAAAGGCGATATTTGATAAGCATTTAATCTGATGTCAGATTCAAATACTTGATTTGCAGTAGGAACAGCATTCCCAATTCTTAATGGCAATTGATAATCTTCCGGACGTGGCTCTAGCTGATTAAAAACAGCTTGCGCTTCTCCATAATTATTAGGGATTTTTAGTTCTCCAAAGTACTCTTTAATCTCCTTTTCCTTGTCAGGGAGTTCTTGATCTTCGATAACATCCCAAACCACAGGGGCGTTACCTGGATATTTATCCTCAGGAATATTTTCCCAAATTACAGGTTGACTGGAACTATTATTTTTGCTGGCCGGGAAAGTCTCCCAGGTTAAATTAGATTTCTTCTTAAAAGTTTGAATAGGTCCAACTTGAGGTGAAATTTGTATTTCTTTAGGACTAGATTCTTGGAAGGACTTAAGAGTTCCTGAAGTCTCTTGACCTATTTGGAGCCCATCCCAAACTATCTCAGCATGACTAGCGGATATTGGGACTATTTGCATAAATAAAGTCCCACTAAGAAATTTTATCATCGAACTAATTCTTAGCATCAATCGACTATTCTTCTAAATATATAAAAGGGACCTATTAAGATTAAATTAATTAGTAAAAACAAATCAACTAATTGTTTGGAGAGCATAAAGTACATTTGTTTAATTAGATATAAGGATCTATTAACAGCCAGCCAGCTAATAAGGGCTTCTGAAGCAAAATCTGATTTGCTATTCTTTCTAGGTTTACGTAGGTAATAGCTCCAGGGCTGGTTACAAGAATTTGTGTTGAACAGCCAGCCAGGTCAAACATATCTCCAGAGATTAATAACTCCCTGCCTCCAAGACCATCCTTAATGCACTTACTGAGCAGCTTTAGGTAACCAGAATCCACATCTCCAACATATAACAAACCAACCTTTCCTTTTTCAGATGAAGAAAACAGTCCTTGCAAAATCAACGCAATAGATCCCTTCCATGAAGAAGTGTCTGATACAGGCAATCTTTGCAAAAGCTTTCCAGGGATTCTTTTCTCAATATCACCTATAAGATAGATCTTGCCTTCAAATGCCTCTTTGATAAAAAGCAATAGCGAGCCAACTAATAAGCCTATACCGAATCCAATTAGAGCAATATCTTTTTTAACTGGAGAAATTGGCATCTCATCAACCAAAGTAGGCACAGAAATTAATTGCCATGGTTGAGAGGAGCGAGCTTGCTCAAGGCTGAGAGAGTGAAGCATACTCTCTAAAGAATTAAGTGTATTTTGATATCGTTTTGTCCTACGTTTTAGTTCTTTATAATCAAGCATAATAGTTTGTGCTTCCTCTTTACTTCTAGGTTGATAAGTTGGCGAAGCGAGCGATCCACCTGCACTAAGTGCGATGTAATCACTAATTGCTTTCCTTTCTCTAATAAGTGTTTTAATGCTTGGATCATTTTCTGTGAAAATCCTCTTTCTTCTTAGAAGTTCCCTATTGATTTTTGCCAGATCAACTATTGGATTATTTGTAGCTTTAATTGAAGAAGTTGCTCCAGATGATGCGCCAGAAATGCCCTCTATGCCTGACTTCAGGGAAAACATGGCTTGTCCACCATTTTGCCTATCTTGGAAAAGTGCGGTTTGACTTTCTTGTTCATTCCATTTATCAGATGAACGTATTCCATGAAGTAACTCAAAATTATCAAGCACACGGTTTGATGCATTTGATTTATCTTTAAAGATTTTAATCTGGCTTCTTGCATATGCAATACCATTGGACAATGACTCTGAGCGATCTTTATTTGAATAAGCCTGATAAGCATCTTTCATTCTATTTAGTACTGGTATAATTAATCTTTTTTCAGTATCTCTATACTTGATGGTTAGAGCCTTTGTTTTAGATATTTGCTTAACAGTCACATTATTTGAAAGCCATGGTTTAAATGTCGGCATTTTGCCAGAGCTTGGCAAAGAATCTTTCAGTTCAGAAGCAAATTCATAAACCGGTCTCAAAACTGAAGGACTTCTTAGAATTACTAGATCTGTTTTCAAAGTAGAACCTAAATCAGGTTCAGCAATACCAGCAATACTTGCAAGACTATTCATCATCTGTGCTTGAGCCATAGGGTTATTAAACCCACCGGAAGATCTCCCTTTACGAGAGACAACAATCTGAAAACTTCCTTCCCACCGTGGAGGCAAAGTATAAGCATATACAACACTTATAGAGCTAGAGATTAAAGTAATTAACCCAATTGCAAACTTTCTTCTACGGAAAAAGTTAACGACATCAACAAAATTAATGCCGCCTTCCTCGCTTACATTAGGATTGTATACATTTTTGGAGTTAACGTCAGTCATTTAATGCCTCTAAAATGCTTTGTCGATAAGTTGATACAATGAATACACACCAACAAATGGACTAGAAACCTCCTTAATAATCTCCATTGAACTGGTAAAGATAGAGTCTTTAACACGAACAATATCCCCCGGCATAAGCAAAGGATTTCTATAATCTGAAACTGCTGCCGAAGGTTTAAAGGTAAATAATCTTCTGTCCACTTCACCACCCTTAGTAAACCTAACAAACTCAACCTTTCCACGCAAAAGCTTAGGGGATGCCGCTAATAATGCCTTGTTAAGACTAGAGCCCTGAGGGAGTGTGATTGCACCTGGGGACTCAACACGACCGCTAACAAATACACGGAAAAATTGTGGGCTTAAATTAGTCTGACTTGCATTTAAAAGCTGTTCTCTTAGCACCACATTACTCTTTTTGACTTCTACATAATCACCATCAAAAAGTCTAAGGTTTTGTGATTCATCCCCATCGGTAATCAAAGTCAAGAAATCGACTTGGGTACGCTTGCGCCCGCCACCTTCTTCAACAGGACGCTTACGCGTAACCTGTACTTTTGACAAGTCTGAATAAGGCGTAATTCCCTGTCCGACTCTGATCGCATCAAAAACAGTAGGAAAGACACTAATTGATGTTTGCACAGCGTCTGATATATCTTTTCCAGTCATGGCTTGAGGATTAATATCGCCAAGTGTTGTAGTCCTGTTTATCTGACCACCATCAGCACTAATACTCCCTAGGGTGTTTCCCTTAAGGGTGTAATAACCTGGTCTATTAACTTCACCACCAACATATATCCTTATCGGTCGATATTCTGCTATGAATATATACATCTCTGGGTCTTTTACAAACCTCTTATAATTACTAACCAAGAGTTGTACAAGGCCATTAATGGTTAATCCATCAACCTTAACTGCTCTAAGCCTAGGAAGATATATCGACCCATCTAAACCTACTTTGAAAAACCCAGACAGTTCAGGTATATCAATCATCTCTATAAAGAGAACGTCTCCTGGCCCAACAATATAAGAGCTTTGCGACTTATCTTTTAAAATTGTCTTGTTCCCAAGAGCTGCAACAGATGTAGGGTAACTAACTGAAGTTTCTGCTTTTGCTAAAAATACCGGACTACAAACTAGGGCAGTTACACTCGCAGCAAAAATCTGCCTGCAAATAGTCTTTACCCTTTTCATGCTGAAGAACTTATTCCTGAGAGCCCGAAAAATCTAGTCAGGGTGGTCGGTCAGAGTACTGGCCTCAAAACTCAAGTAAAATGCACAACTTAAGGCTTTCGACTCACTTAAAGTCCTAACCTTCTTACCACTTCTCTTGAAATAACTCAAAAACTTTTCAACTAATCAACTTTAATCCTGAATGTCTGTTCTAGTTACCGGTGCAGCAGGCTTTATTGGCTTTCACCTTGCAAAAAAACTACTAGAGATTGGCACCCCAGTCCTGGGGATAGATAATCTCAATCCCTATTACGATCCCAC includes:
- a CDS encoding GumC family protein, which encodes MTDVNSKNVYNPNVSEEGGINFVDVVNFFRRRKFAIGLITLISSSISVVYAYTLPPRWEGSFQIVVSRKGRSSGGFNNPMAQAQMMNSLASIAGIAEPDLGSTLKTDLVILRSPSVLRPVYEFASELKDSLPSSGKMPTFKPWLSNNVTVKQISKTKALTIKYRDTEKRLIIPVLNRMKDAYQAYSNKDRSESLSNGIAYARSQIKIFKDKSNASNRVLDNFELLHGIRSSDKWNEQESQTALFQDRQNGGQAMFSLKSGIEGISGASSGATSSIKATNNPIVDLAKINRELLRRKRIFTENDPSIKTLIRERKAISDYIALSAGGSLASPTYQPRSKEEAQTIMLDYKELKRRTKRYQNTLNSLESMLHSLSLEQARSSQPWQLISVPTLVDEMPISPVKKDIALIGFGIGLLVGSLLLFIKEAFEGKIYLIGDIEKRIPGKLLQRLPVSDTSSWKGSIALILQGLFSSSEKGKVGLLYVGDVDSGYLKLLSKCIKDGLGGRELLISGDMFDLAGCSTQILVTSPGAITYVNLERIANQILLQKPLLAGWLLIDPYI
- a CDS encoding polysaccharide biosynthesis/export family protein, with amino-acid sequence MKRVKTICRQIFAASVTALVCSPVFLAKAETSVSYPTSVAALGNKTILKDKSQSSYIVGPGDVLFIEMIDIPELSGFFKVGLDGSIYLPRLRAVKVDGLTINGLVQLLVSNYKRFVKDPEMYIFIAEYRPIRIYVGGEVNRPGYYTLKGNTLGSISADGGQINRTTTLGDINPQAMTGKDISDAVQTSISVFPTVFDAIRVGQGITPYSDLSKVQVTRKRPVEEGGGRKRTQVDFLTLITDGDESQNLRLFDGDYVEVKKSNVVLREQLLNASQTNLSPQFFRVFVSGRVESPGAITLPQGSSLNKALLAASPKLLRGKVEFVRFTKGGEVDRRLFTFKPSAAVSDYRNPLLMPGDIVRVKDSIFTSSMEIIKEVSSPFVGVYSLYQLIDKAF